A stretch of the Vicinamibacterales bacterium genome encodes the following:
- a CDS encoding GntR family transcriptional regulator: protein MPRENRIVPLYHQVEQVIRHRIATRQYDPGFQIPSEHELGRELKVSRVTIREALRELVREHLLVKVQGKGTFVAPELPKVLPPIKYSGFLEDLYQRVQQLEVVNVEMTRVPPTDAVREVLQLAPTVKEIVQIKRARRVDGEPFSFTINYVPVEIGARVDPAVLKTVPLNTVFERDLKIPVLRAEETVEAAPANPEVASQLAIPVLYPVMHVTRVMFTEGDRAFEVVETFYRADKYHYSVNLSRVKRNGKWIWSQEARAPRVPTRVKKAARPARRRPSTQR, encoded by the coding sequence GTGCCACGCGAAAACCGCATCGTCCCGCTGTACCACCAGGTCGAGCAGGTCATCCGTCACCGCATCGCGACGCGCCAGTACGATCCCGGCTTCCAGATTCCGTCCGAGCACGAGCTCGGGCGCGAGCTGAAGGTGAGCCGCGTCACCATTCGCGAAGCGCTGCGCGAGCTGGTGCGCGAGCACCTGCTGGTCAAGGTGCAGGGCAAAGGGACGTTCGTCGCGCCGGAGCTGCCGAAGGTCCTGCCGCCGATCAAGTACAGCGGCTTCCTCGAGGACCTCTATCAGCGCGTGCAGCAGCTCGAAGTCGTCAACGTCGAGATGACGCGCGTGCCCCCCACCGACGCGGTCCGCGAGGTGCTCCAGCTCGCCCCGACGGTGAAGGAGATCGTCCAGATCAAGCGCGCCCGCCGCGTCGACGGCGAGCCGTTCTCGTTCACCATCAACTACGTGCCGGTCGAAATCGGCGCGCGCGTCGACCCGGCGGTGTTGAAGACCGTTCCGCTCAACACGGTGTTCGAGCGCGACCTCAAGATCCCGGTGCTGCGCGCCGAGGAAACCGTCGAGGCGGCGCCGGCCAATCCCGAAGTGGCGTCGCAGCTCGCCATCCCGGTGCTCTATCCCGTGATGCACGTCACCCGCGTGATGTTCACCGAGGGGGATCGCGCCTTCGAAGTCGTCGAGACCTTCTACCGCGCCGACAAGTATCACTACTCGGTGAATCTGAGCCGCGTGAAGCGCAACGGCAAGTGGATCTGGAGCCAGGAGGCACGCGCCCCGCGGGTCCCCACGCGCGTCAAGAAGGCGGCACGCCCGGCGCGCCGCCGCCCTTCGACCCAGCGGTAG
- a CDS encoding NIPSNAP family protein → MTKTLIAAAALFFCGIAVGRAYQPAPSKVYEMRTYTAAEGKFDAVNARFRDHTLKLFEKHGMKNIGYWTPMDGPTAGTTLIYILEHPSREAAAKNWKEFGADPEWQKAKAASEVNGRIVAKAESLFLTATDYSPIK, encoded by the coding sequence ATGACCAAGACACTCATCGCCGCCGCCGCGCTCTTCTTCTGTGGCATCGCCGTCGGCCGGGCCTATCAGCCGGCCCCGTCGAAGGTGTACGAGATGCGGACCTACACCGCTGCCGAGGGCAAGTTCGACGCCGTGAACGCGCGGTTCCGCGACCACACCCTCAAGCTGTTCGAGAAGCACGGCATGAAGAACATCGGCTACTGGACGCCGATGGACGGGCCGACCGCGGGCACCACCCTGATCTACATCCTGGAGCATCCCAGCCGCGAGGCGGCGGCGAAGAACTGGAAAGAGTTCGGCGCCGATCCGGAGTGGCAGAAGGCGAAGGCGGCGTCCGAGGTGAACGGACGGATCGTGGCGAAGGCCGAGTCGCTGTTTCTCACCGCGACCGACTACTCGCCGATCAAGTAG
- a CDS encoding sigma-70 family RNA polymerase sigma factor — translation MRRYQDMVFATAVRLLGNAADAEDAAQTVFLRAFQRFEDLGSSPAAAGWLKTTTTNVCLNHLSRYRARWRFFSEMGDGEAGAPDFADGLASADPAPLDRLERAVATEALEAAVRALPDHQRVPLVLFHFEGASYQAIAATLGVSLGKVKTDIHRGREALRRVLTP, via the coding sequence GTGCGGAGGTATCAGGACATGGTGTTCGCGACCGCGGTGCGGCTGCTCGGGAACGCCGCCGACGCGGAAGACGCGGCGCAAACCGTGTTCCTCAGGGCCTTTCAGCGGTTCGAGGACCTCGGCTCCAGTCCCGCCGCCGCCGGCTGGCTCAAGACCACGACCACGAACGTGTGCCTGAACCACCTCTCGCGCTACCGCGCCCGGTGGCGCTTCTTCAGTGAAATGGGGGACGGCGAAGCCGGGGCGCCGGACTTCGCCGACGGGCTCGCCTCGGCGGACCCCGCGCCGCTCGACCGTCTCGAGCGCGCCGTCGCCACCGAGGCGCTCGAAGCGGCCGTGCGCGCGCTGCCGGATCACCAGCGCGTACCGCTGGTGCTGTTCCACTTCGAGGGAGCCAGTTACCAGGCGATCGCCGCCACGCTCGGCGTGTCGCTCGGCAAGGTGAAGACCGACATCCATCGCGGACGCGAGGCGCTCCGCCGGGTACTCACGCCATGA